A DNA window from Clavibacter sepedonicus contains the following coding sequences:
- a CDS encoding glycosyltransferase family 9 protein, producing the protein MQTPGDRAAHPDDARPSIRTAGTDQQHPEEILVLRAIKLGDILVAVPALRAIRRAHPDARIALATTGWLAPVVKLLGMVDEHLPQQGFDHPIAREPGTVDLAINLHGAGHESRALLHELRAHRTLGHAAPQLDRLPAADGPAWEDHVLERYRWARLVSWHGMPADPDDVGILVPAEPPVAEHAVVIHVGAAYGSRQWPVDRFAAVARALADEGRTVVFTGSDKERERALEVAALAGMPTETVLAGELALDAFAGIIAAADLVISADTGAAHLATAYGIPSVVIFGPASPEEWGPPASGPHIVLTDASQRLGDTFSSVPDPALLAITPAHVLEAARSLDGHLVIRPLTDDPRD; encoded by the coding sequence ATGCAGACCCCCGGCGACCGCGCCGCCCACCCTGACGACGCCCGCCCGTCGATCCGCACCGCCGGAACCGACCAGCAGCACCCGGAAGAGATCCTCGTCCTCCGCGCCATCAAGCTGGGCGACATCCTCGTGGCCGTCCCCGCGCTCCGCGCCATCCGCCGCGCGCACCCCGACGCCCGCATCGCGCTCGCCACCACCGGCTGGCTCGCGCCCGTCGTGAAGCTCCTCGGCATGGTCGACGAGCACCTCCCGCAGCAGGGCTTCGACCACCCCATCGCGCGCGAGCCCGGCACGGTCGACCTCGCGATCAACCTGCACGGCGCAGGTCACGAGAGCCGCGCCCTCCTCCACGAGCTGCGCGCGCACCGCACCCTCGGGCACGCGGCGCCTCAGCTCGATCGTCTGCCCGCCGCCGACGGACCCGCCTGGGAGGACCACGTCCTCGAGCGGTACCGCTGGGCCCGGCTCGTCTCCTGGCACGGCATGCCCGCGGATCCGGACGACGTGGGCATCCTCGTCCCCGCCGAGCCGCCCGTCGCGGAGCACGCCGTCGTGATCCATGTGGGCGCCGCCTACGGATCCCGCCAGTGGCCCGTCGACCGCTTCGCCGCGGTCGCCCGCGCGCTCGCGGATGAGGGCCGCACGGTCGTCTTCACCGGATCGGACAAGGAGCGCGAGCGCGCCCTCGAGGTCGCCGCCCTCGCCGGCATGCCGACGGAGACCGTGCTCGCGGGCGAGCTGGCCCTCGACGCCTTCGCCGGGATCATCGCCGCCGCCGACCTCGTGATCTCCGCCGACACCGGCGCCGCCCACCTCGCGACCGCCTACGGCATCCCCTCGGTCGTGATCTTCGGCCCGGCTTCGCCCGAGGAGTGGGGCCCGCCCGCGTCCGGCCCGCACATCGTGCTGACCGACGCGTCGCAGCGCCTCGGCGACACGTTCTCGAGCGTCCCGGATCCGGCCCTCCTCGCGATCACGCCCGCGCACGTCCTCGAGGCGGCCCGCTCCCTCGACGGCCACCTCGTGATCCGACCCCTCACGGACGACCCGCGCGACTGA
- a CDS encoding DedA family protein yields the protein MSAIQAMTPAAIHPSEGYDGFVGWVLGLIEVLGEVGVGLAVLIETFVPPIPSEAILPVAGFLAYEGRMNAWGAWAAATIGALVGVLIWYAIGAALGRNRTRRLVGRIPLLDHADFDKAEAFFQRWGGTAVLLGRCVPLVRSFISIPAGIERMPVWRFSLYTVIGSGAWNAIWVGLGFAFGPAIRPVLEEWSGLISYAAIGIIALLVLWFVITRVIRRVRAA from the coding sequence ATGAGCGCCATCCAGGCAATGACCCCCGCAGCGATCCACCCGAGCGAGGGATACGACGGCTTCGTCGGCTGGGTCCTCGGCCTCATCGAGGTGCTGGGCGAGGTGGGGGTCGGCCTCGCCGTCCTCATCGAGACGTTCGTGCCGCCGATTCCCTCCGAGGCGATCCTCCCCGTCGCCGGCTTCCTCGCCTACGAGGGCCGCATGAACGCGTGGGGCGCCTGGGCCGCGGCCACGATCGGCGCTCTCGTGGGCGTGCTCATCTGGTACGCGATCGGGGCCGCGCTCGGCCGGAACCGCACCCGCCGCCTCGTCGGCCGGATCCCGCTGCTCGACCACGCCGACTTCGACAAGGCCGAGGCGTTCTTCCAGCGCTGGGGCGGGACGGCCGTGCTCCTCGGCCGGTGCGTGCCGCTCGTGCGCTCCTTCATCTCCATCCCGGCGGGCATCGAGCGCATGCCCGTCTGGCGCTTCTCCCTCTACACGGTCATCGGGTCCGGCGCCTGGAACGCCATCTGGGTCGGCCTCGGCTTCGCGTTCGGCCCGGCGATCCGCCCGGTGCTGGAGGAGTGGAGCGGCCTCATCTCCTACGCGGCCATCGGGATCATCGCGCTGCTGGTGCTGTGGTTCGTGATCACCCGGGTGATCCGGCGGGTGCGGGCGGCCTGA
- a CDS encoding MarR family winged helix-turn-helix transcriptional regulator, giving the protein MAHEGATRTDPLALESQLCFAAVLAARSVVALYRPILEPLGLTHPQYLVMLALWERDGRSISDLGGALALEPATVTPLLKRLQSAGLLERARSAEDERVVRVTLTDAGRALRQQAEQVPATVAERTGMTPTELGRIRDDLHAFLARIDAAPDPADA; this is encoded by the coding sequence ATGGCACACGAGGGCGCGACGCGCACGGATCCGCTGGCACTCGAGAGCCAGCTCTGCTTCGCGGCCGTGCTGGCGGCGCGGTCGGTCGTCGCGCTGTACCGGCCGATCCTCGAGCCGCTCGGCCTCACGCACCCGCAGTACCTCGTGATGCTCGCGCTTTGGGAGCGCGACGGCCGATCGATCTCCGACCTCGGCGGCGCGCTCGCCCTCGAGCCCGCGACCGTGACGCCGCTGCTCAAGCGCCTGCAGTCGGCGGGGCTCCTGGAGCGCGCGCGCAGCGCCGAGGACGAGCGCGTCGTGCGCGTCACCCTCACCGACGCCGGCCGCGCGCTCCGCCAGCAGGCCGAGCAGGTGCCCGCCACCGTGGCCGAGCGGACGGGCATGACCCCGACCGAGCTCGGCCGCATCCGGGACGACCTGCACGCGTTCCTCGCGCGCATCGACGCGGCGCCGGATCCCGCGGACGCCTAG
- a CDS encoding type II toxin-antitoxin system death-on-curing family toxin has translation MVVALSFEAVVEINLEFGGHGAGVRDANGVHAAVGRAFNGFGGVDPFPSVFDKAAALMHGLATTQYFHDGNKRTAFLSAVAFLELNGVVLGAVEPVEAEVFTLAVAAGVVETSRVAEWFRSVHERRQRGSAVDPRIEYLMLVGHVEERDGFLTDWYGVGIAGRLIDPRESKPPYQLPVFVCGKIHWREEDTGQGHVLALSVVPRDPGSMDPPRRNKSRHGLAPPVRGGHEHHPEDLMPSTFHFQVAPRIVVPGDLVVEVRLDSVLVGTLPFKVTLVTLSD, from the coding sequence ATGGTCGTCGCCCTCTCCTTCGAGGCGGTCGTTGAGATCAATCTGGAGTTCGGCGGACACGGCGCTGGCGTTCGTGACGCCAATGGTGTCCATGCGGCGGTCGGGAGGGCGTTCAACGGCTTCGGCGGCGTCGATCCGTTCCCGAGCGTCTTCGACAAGGCCGCCGCCCTGATGCACGGCCTCGCGACAACCCAGTACTTCCACGATGGCAACAAGCGGACCGCGTTCCTTTCTGCGGTGGCGTTCCTCGAGCTCAACGGCGTCGTGCTCGGCGCCGTCGAGCCGGTCGAGGCGGAGGTGTTCACCCTCGCTGTCGCCGCGGGGGTCGTCGAGACGTCTCGCGTCGCCGAGTGGTTCCGCAGCGTGCACGAGCGACGTCAGCGGGGGAGCGCGGTGGACCCGCGGATCGAGTACCTGATGCTCGTCGGGCATGTGGAGGAGCGAGACGGTTTCCTGACCGACTGGTACGGCGTCGGCATCGCGGGTCGGCTGATCGACCCGCGCGAAAGCAAGCCGCCGTATCAATTACCGGTTTTCGTCTGCGGCAAGATCCATTGGCGCGAGGAGGACACGGGCCAGGGCCATGTGCTCGCGTTGTCCGTGGTCCCTCGTGACCCGGGGTCGATGGATCCGCCCCGACGTAACAAGTCGCGTCACGGACTCGCCCCACCGGTGAGGGGCGGCCACGAGCACCACCCAGAGGACTTGATGCCCTCAACATTTCACTTCCAGGTCGCCCCGCGGATCGTGGTCCCCGGTGACCTCGTGGTGGAGGTGCGACTCGACAGTGTGCTCGTCGGAACCCTTCCCTTCAAGGTCACGTTGGTGACCCTCTCGGACTGA
- a CDS encoding endonuclease/exonuclease/phosphatase family protein produces the protein MTLSADGTLQDGRVLVGPVDAPELHVMTYNIRRLFRRYRPGSPDRWADREPLIAELLQREQPALLGTQEAMPTQGRALSHALGRHYRRIGHGRNADGHGEGCPTFYDTRRLELTTWRQVALSDTPAVAGSRTWGNMVPRIAVVADFTDRATGLPLRHVNTHFDHLSRRSREESARMILGIVAEVEAPTIVAGDTNAGINTEPHRLLIGSGALVDAWPAARERLTPEWGTWSNYKAPKRTTRRIDWMLVTPDVEVERVGINTTRIDGRAPSDHEALQAVVRC, from the coding sequence ATGACCCTCAGCGCCGACGGAACCCTCCAGGACGGGCGGGTGCTCGTCGGCCCGGTCGACGCCCCCGAGCTGCACGTGATGACGTACAACATCCGGCGCCTGTTCCGCCGGTACCGGCCGGGCAGCCCCGACCGCTGGGCCGACCGAGAGCCGCTCATCGCCGAGCTCCTCCAACGCGAGCAGCCCGCTCTCCTCGGCACCCAGGAGGCGATGCCCACGCAGGGGCGCGCCCTGTCGCACGCGCTCGGCCGACACTACCGGCGGATCGGGCACGGCCGCAACGCCGACGGCCACGGCGAGGGCTGCCCCACCTTCTACGACACGCGCCGCCTCGAGCTCACGACCTGGCGGCAGGTCGCGCTTTCGGACACGCCCGCGGTCGCCGGATCCCGCACCTGGGGCAACATGGTGCCGCGGATCGCCGTGGTCGCCGACTTCACGGATCGCGCCACGGGCCTGCCGCTGCGGCACGTGAACACGCACTTCGACCACCTCTCTCGGCGCTCGCGCGAGGAGTCGGCGCGCATGATCCTCGGGATCGTCGCCGAGGTGGAGGCGCCCACGATCGTCGCGGGCGACACCAACGCGGGCATCAACACGGAGCCGCACCGGCTGCTGATCGGGTCGGGCGCGCTCGTCGACGCGTGGCCCGCCGCCCGCGAGCGCCTCACGCCGGAGTGGGGCACGTGGTCGAACTACAAGGCGCCGAAGCGCACGACCCGCCGCATCGACTGGATGCTCGTCACGCCCGACGTCGAGGTCGAGCGGGTCGGCATCAACACGACGCGCATCGACGGGCGCGCGCCGAGCGACCACGAGGCGCTGCAGGCGGTGGTGCGGTGCTGA
- a CDS encoding RloB family protein, whose protein sequence is MGRRPSAVLRRRRPSKPERYVIALFCEGEATEPEYFKALAALPEIRSRAKLDMRISLTGAVPLTLVESAVAARARDEASEYWCVFDVEWPRQHPHLHEAFELARTRSIRLAVSNPCFEIWLILHMSEHGSHLDNDDARRRRRDLDGAGDKHVDAAAYLPLRAVAAGRARALELRHERESSLMPHNNPSTSVYQLVESIERASGA, encoded by the coding sequence ATGGGTCGGCGTCCATCCGCAGTCTTGCGACGGCGGCGACCCTCCAAGCCGGAGCGCTATGTGATAGCTCTATTTTGTGAGGGCGAAGCAACTGAGCCGGAGTATTTTAAGGCTCTCGCCGCATTGCCTGAAATTCGGAGCCGAGCGAAACTAGACATGCGTATCAGTCTCACGGGTGCCGTGCCGCTCACGCTGGTGGAAAGTGCCGTAGCCGCTCGGGCGCGCGATGAGGCAAGCGAGTACTGGTGTGTATTCGACGTCGAATGGCCGCGTCAACATCCTCATTTGCACGAAGCCTTCGAGCTTGCCCGAACCAGAAGCATTCGTCTGGCCGTTTCGAATCCTTGTTTCGAAATATGGCTCATATTGCATATGAGTGAGCACGGTAGTCACTTAGATAACGACGACGCTCGCAGGCGGCGAAGGGACCTTGACGGTGCTGGTGACAAGCACGTTGATGCGGCTGCTTACCTTCCCCTTCGGGCCGTCGCGGCTGGTCGGGCGCGCGCTTTAGAGCTGCGTCACGAACGAGAGTCTTCTTTAATGCCCCACAATAACCCTTCAACGTCCGTGTATCAGTTAGTGGAATCGATCGAGCGCGCCAGCGGGGCCTGA
- a CDS encoding AAA family ATPase — protein sequence MLIRFAVENFRSINEPVELSMVALDANREGPRPSESLNASLLSVVGIFGPNASGKSNILAAIEWLRRAVTTSLRSWDEAIPVPNFAFGKDGSRPTKFWVEYLIEDIRFEYQLELDSTSVKYEGLFHYPAGRRRRLFERSDMELKLQDGLGELSGARKLLTETALVLSIVRLFKEPLTRSFTRQVFNTSSKGLHSKTGMMREFGMGTFGSSAPLWFDMPEVTMSTDAEDDDQSAELPVNNKREQGLALLKMADLGIVDVIRREDESSIADQRNRKVTMLVHNADGGRYPLDMMAESAGTQTWFRLVGPLLQTLERGGVLVVDEIDASLHPKLSAEILGIFSNPRTNPNNAQLIFTSHDASLLARLNRDEIWLTEKDDSGATSLTPLTDYNGDRVRKSQNLEKGYLEGRFGGVPDIDMVGVYRALGLIG from the coding sequence ATGCTGATCCGATTTGCTGTGGAAAATTTCCGGTCCATCAATGAACCCGTTGAGCTGTCCATGGTTGCGCTCGACGCAAATAGAGAGGGTCCGCGGCCTTCTGAATCGCTAAATGCCAGCTTGTTGTCTGTGGTGGGCATTTTTGGACCTAACGCATCCGGTAAATCAAATATACTGGCTGCCATAGAATGGCTCAGGCGCGCCGTCACTACGTCTCTAAGGAGTTGGGATGAGGCAATTCCTGTGCCCAACTTTGCATTTGGCAAAGACGGCAGTCGGCCTACCAAGTTCTGGGTCGAGTATCTCATCGAGGACATCCGCTTCGAGTATCAGCTCGAATTAGACTCAACCTCGGTGAAGTACGAGGGCCTTTTTCACTATCCCGCGGGAAGGCGCAGACGCCTATTCGAGCGGAGCGACATGGAGCTCAAGCTGCAGGACGGTCTTGGCGAGCTATCAGGTGCGCGCAAGCTGCTAACCGAGACGGCTTTAGTTCTGTCCATTGTTCGGCTCTTCAAGGAGCCGCTGACTCGTAGCTTCACGCGTCAAGTATTCAACACAAGCTCCAAGGGTCTGCATTCGAAGACCGGAATGATGCGTGAGTTTGGCATGGGCACGTTTGGCTCATCTGCGCCACTGTGGTTCGATATGCCCGAGGTGACCATGTCGACCGATGCAGAGGATGACGATCAAAGCGCAGAATTGCCCGTGAACAACAAGCGCGAGCAAGGTCTGGCTCTCCTGAAAATGGCCGACCTGGGAATTGTGGACGTGATACGGCGCGAGGATGAGTCAAGCATTGCTGACCAGAGGAACCGCAAAGTTACTATGCTTGTCCATAACGCGGACGGTGGGAGATATCCCCTTGACATGATGGCAGAGTCTGCCGGCACGCAGACCTGGTTTCGGCTAGTGGGTCCCCTCCTTCAGACCCTGGAAAGAGGGGGTGTTCTTGTTGTTGACGAGATCGACGCCAGTTTGCACCCCAAGCTGTCGGCAGAGATCCTTGGTATATTCTCGAATCCTCGGACTAATCCGAATAACGCCCAACTTATATTTACGTCGCACGACGCTAGTTTATTGGCTCGACTGAATAGAGATGAAATTTGGTTGACGGAAAAAGATGATTCGGGTGCAACTTCGCTGACCCCATTGACGGATTACAATGGTGACCGCGTGCGGAAGTCGCAAAACCTTGAGAAGGGTTACCTCGAAGGGCGCTTTGGCGGGGTGCCAGACATCGATATGGTAGGCGTATACCGAGCGCTTGGGCTTATCGGCTAA
- a CDS encoding glycosyltransferase family 9 protein, with protein MHDPAPRRVLVVRLDSVGDVLISGPAVRAVAADPRVEVHLLCGPRGASAGRLLPGVHAVHVWDAPWISSPAPAADAASVDALHAILAEVDADEAVILTSFHQSPLPLALLLRLAGVERITGASVDYAGSLLDVRLKPGEDLDEDQPEPERALAIAAAAGHALPDGDDGRLAVLPAELPSDVEALLPDGPFALVHPGAAVGARAYPADQHRDAVALLAARGIPVVVTGGPDERDLTAHVAGSIALDLGGRTDLAGLGALMRRAAVLVSGNTGPAHLAAAVGLPVVSLFSPVVPPIRWAPYRVPVILLGDQDAACKLSRARDCPVPGHPCLAGVAPAEVADAVVRLMATSRAEVPA; from the coding sequence ATCCACGACCCCGCGCCCCGCCGCGTGCTCGTCGTGCGGCTCGACTCCGTGGGCGACGTGCTGATCTCGGGGCCCGCGGTGCGCGCCGTCGCCGCCGACCCCCGCGTCGAGGTGCATCTGCTCTGCGGTCCGCGCGGCGCGTCCGCCGGCCGGCTGCTGCCCGGCGTGCACGCGGTGCACGTGTGGGACGCGCCGTGGATCTCCTCCCCCGCGCCCGCCGCCGACGCCGCGTCGGTCGACGCCCTGCACGCGATCCTCGCCGAGGTCGATGCCGACGAGGCCGTCATCCTCACGTCCTTCCACCAGTCGCCGCTCCCGCTCGCGCTGCTGCTGCGGCTCGCCGGCGTCGAGCGGATCACGGGCGCGAGCGTCGACTACGCCGGATCCCTCCTCGACGTGCGCCTGAAGCCCGGCGAGGACCTCGACGAGGACCAGCCCGAGCCCGAGCGCGCCCTCGCGATCGCCGCCGCGGCCGGGCACGCGCTGCCCGACGGCGACGACGGGCGGCTCGCCGTCCTGCCGGCCGAGCTGCCGTCCGACGTGGAGGCGCTCCTCCCCGACGGTCCGTTCGCGCTCGTCCACCCGGGCGCCGCGGTCGGGGCGCGCGCGTACCCGGCCGACCAGCACCGGGACGCGGTCGCGCTCCTGGCCGCGCGCGGGATCCCCGTGGTCGTCACGGGCGGACCCGACGAGCGGGACCTCACGGCGCACGTCGCCGGATCCATCGCGCTCGACCTCGGCGGCCGCACCGACCTCGCCGGGCTCGGCGCGCTGATGCGCCGTGCGGCCGTGCTCGTGAGCGGCAACACCGGCCCCGCGCACCTCGCCGCCGCGGTGGGCCTGCCCGTCGTCAGCCTGTTCTCGCCCGTCGTGCCGCCGATCCGCTGGGCGCCGTACCGCGTGCCCGTGATCCTGCTCGGCGACCAGGACGCGGCCTGCAAGCTGAGCCGCGCGCGTGACTGCCCCGTGCCGGGGCACCCGTGCCTCGCGGGCGTCGCGCCGGCCGAGGTCGCCGACGCGGTCGTGCGGCTCATGGCGACGAGCCGCGCGGAGGTGCCCGCATGA
- a CDS encoding glycosyltransferase, translating to MRILMWHVHGGWTDSFVLGSHEILFPTTPARDAWGLGRGGRAWPSSAREVDPSSLHDADVDLVLLQRMPEIAEAERLLGRRLGSDVPAVFLEHNTPRGAPTETVHPLADRDDIPVIHVTRFNALMWDTGCAPTTVVEHGVPDPGALYTGEALSFGAVINEPVRRGRITGTDLLPAFAEVAPVEVFGMGTDLVPDAFPDLGERIVPRGDLPTSRMHPELARLRAYIHPHRWTSLGLSLLKAMHMGMPVLVLDATEASRAVPPDAGAISSDPADLVRAARLLLADPDEAARRGRVAREAALARYSLGRFLHDMDAVLHDAVDAAGRRRAHRRAAGSTAPPEPPGTAPATALAPADPHPLPHPLDERTTR from the coding sequence ATGAGGATCCTGATGTGGCACGTCCACGGCGGCTGGACCGACTCGTTCGTGCTCGGATCCCACGAGATCCTCTTCCCCACCACGCCCGCCCGCGACGCGTGGGGCCTCGGCCGCGGCGGACGCGCGTGGCCCTCGAGCGCGCGCGAGGTGGATCCGTCGTCCCTGCACGACGCGGACGTCGACCTCGTGCTGCTCCAGCGCATGCCGGAGATCGCGGAGGCCGAGCGCCTGCTCGGCCGCCGCCTCGGATCCGACGTGCCCGCCGTCTTCCTCGAGCACAACACCCCGCGCGGCGCCCCGACCGAGACCGTGCACCCGCTGGCCGACCGCGACGACATCCCGGTGATCCATGTCACGCGCTTCAACGCGCTCATGTGGGACACCGGATGCGCGCCCACGACGGTCGTCGAGCACGGCGTGCCCGACCCCGGCGCGCTCTACACGGGCGAGGCCCTGTCGTTCGGCGCGGTGATCAACGAGCCCGTGCGCCGCGGCCGCATCACCGGCACCGACCTGCTGCCCGCGTTCGCGGAGGTCGCGCCCGTCGAGGTGTTCGGGATGGGGACGGATCTGGTCCCTGACGCGTTCCCGGACCTCGGCGAGCGCATCGTGCCGCGCGGCGACCTCCCGACCTCCCGCATGCACCCCGAGCTCGCCCGCTTGCGCGCGTACATCCACCCGCACCGCTGGACCTCGCTCGGCCTGTCGCTGCTCAAGGCGATGCACATGGGGATGCCCGTGCTGGTGCTCGACGCGACCGAGGCGTCGCGCGCGGTGCCGCCGGACGCGGGCGCGATCTCGTCCGACCCCGCCGACCTCGTGCGCGCGGCCCGGCTCCTGCTCGCGGATCCCGACGAGGCCGCCCGCCGTGGACGCGTCGCCCGCGAGGCCGCGCTCGCCCGCTACTCCCTCGGCCGGTTCCTGCACGACATGGACGCCGTGCTGCACGACGCCGTGGACGCGGCCGGCCGGCGGCGCGCGCATCGCCGGGCCGCGGGATCCACCGCCCCGCCGGAACCGCCGGGCACCGCCCCGGCCACCGCGCTCGCACCCGCCGACCCGCACCCCCTTCCCCACCCGCTCGACGAGAGGACGACACGATGA